The following is a genomic window from Malus sylvestris chromosome 12, drMalSylv7.2, whole genome shotgun sequence.
AGATAAATAATTACTTAAAGAAAAATAAGGGGAAGGTGAATGGTACATGGCATGAGGTTTTGGATCTTGTGGTgcttttaaaaggaaaaaaatggaaagagAAAACGAAAATAGGCTAGCTGGTAGTCAAGTAAGGAATACTAGAAAAGGTGAGTCCATGTACTATACATCATGTATAGCCCACAAAGGTAGGAATCTTACCTTAGAGCTTCCCTCCTCACTctccaaaataaaaatttgagcaACCCCTCCATTGGGTTCTCTTCTATTTAAAGGGGAAGAAAGGGTGCAATGGATTCATAAGATCctccaaaaattcaaattaaaaaaaaaaaatggatgttGAAAAGCTTGAGAGTGATGCAATGGATGGTGTTTCTCAGTTGCAGAAGCAGCTGATTGACTACTCAGCTTCACTCTTTGAGGAGGTCAGTATATATACGTATGTATAGGatgatatatatttatatacaggTGGACTTGTGTGCttgtttttgcagatttttgggttggattttctattatttttggGTGAtaagtttgttttttcttttgtgtgaAGGCATTTCTGGATGAACAGTTCAACCAACTTCAGCAGCTGCAAGATGAGAATAACCCAGACTTTGTAGTTGAAGTGGTGTCTCTTTTCTTTCAAGATGCTGAGAGGCTTGTTAATGAACTCGCAAAAGCTCTGTAAGAATTCATAGAACTCTCCCATCATTAATATTCAAGTTTTTATAATCTTTTTTAAAGTAGTTTTCTTTCCTTGGTAGGGTTTTCTACAGTCAGGATCTcttcattcttttttcttttatttttttaatttttgggtgcAGAGATCAGCAGTGTGTTAACTATAAATTTGTGGATAAAAGTGTTCACCAATTGAAGGGTAGCAGCTCCaggtatatataatatatatgttgtttcaattgaaaaaaaatatatatgaagtaATTTCCATTAGTTTTATTAGTTTTGATGAAATGAAGATTTAAGTATGACTTAAAAGCTCCATTAATTTGGatgatttgtttttttaatttggaaGGTTTGTCAATTATCATCAAGCAGATATGCCATATATCAGAAAGTATAGTCCAAGTTTTTAAGTTATTTATTTCTTGGAAAATTGGAAGATGGTCATTCTTTCCTACTTTGTTCAACATGAAGAAATGtacattgaaaatataacaTTTCCAAAGTATTTCAGTTGTATACGTTTCTTCTTCTGTTGGTGTTTGAGGAAGAAAACTGTTCCTTGAAATAACAGCATTGGTGCTCAGAGAGTTCAGAGGGCATGCATTGCATTCCGGAACTTCTCCGAGGAGCAGAACGTCGAAgggtaaataaaatttaatcttTCTCTACCATGATTGTAAAAATATTCAGATTTTGAACCCTACTTTAGTAACATTATGAAGATTTGCGTATCTATCTGAAATTTTGAATCATAAATTTAATATTGGTGTAGGTGCGTAAAATGTCTGCAGCAAGTGAAGCATGAGTATTTACTTGTGAAAAATAAACTGGAAAATCTTTTCGAGGTAAGTAGTAGAAATATTTGTTTCATATTATATCAAACCTTTTCCCTAGGTCTCAGTCTCAAAGCCTTGATGTTCTATTTTTGTTCACATGTAGCTGCAGAGACAGGTTGTGGCGGCCGGCAGTTCGCTTCCAAGGTAATGCAAAATGGTGAGATCCAGTGAAGAGGGGAACTTTATGATTAACAGCAGATTAAATAACTGAGGGAAGCGCATTGTGGGGCTGTTGCTAGATATTCAGAAAAGCTATGCTGTTTttactttcttctttttatttatctGATCTCCTATGTGGTTGAGCATCCAAATTGCTTGGGGCTCAAAAGGAGTTGAGCTGAGCTGAGCTGAGATCTTATGGCAAATAATGTGAATTAATGAATCTTTCCACCTCTAAATTTGTGGTAGAAGTTTCCTATGCAAATAATACGTTTGTTGTTCgcataaaaaaaaccaaatgataACAAGTCACCATCTGCACTTTTTCTCTGATATGGGAGCTAGAGTGGTAAACTTTGAGTACAATCAATAGTAAAAACCAATTTCTCAAATCTAATAACTAATACAATGAAAGTTACTTTTTCATATTTCAAGTAGGATCACCCAAGGGAAAGCCAACATAATAATTCATTTTTTATAAGATATAATCTAAactaatttagtttacaaaaaggaaaaggtaaGGTGGGGaactcaaatatttttttaacaaacaatattatttatactaaggggTACGAGAGTGGGTTAatcctcacaataggctagtaatgtggttcaaattcatttttgacgagaatcgaatctaagatctCTCATTTACCAGTAAAGAGAAACATCACTAAGTGGCACATGAAGAATTCAAACTTAAATGTAAAGAGACAGACACATTACCTCGATCGATCTATTGAATTACCCtaaatctgaagaaaaaaaaacacaatcatTTGTGGTTGTGGAAATTTATGAGGaagttttcatcattatgaaaGAGGGTATTGTGCCACATTATCATAAGTTTGATAAAgacgtttctttttcttttcaatgttTCCATCAAAAAGAGGAAATTGGTGGCTTCTCTGCCAAAAACTATTGGAGCACTCCTCTCATATATTTACCCAAACAAATTAGAAGAGAAAAACTTAAGATTATTCtataatttaagaaaaacttaatAACCTCGGTTCTATAATATTTTTGGCAGGTCCTAACTCGTGGATAATTtgttaaactaataatttactAAATTTATAAGATAAacattatcaaaaaaaaaaatatatatatatatatatatttaaatagaTCCCATGTACTATACAACTTAATAATTTCCAGATACATAATGTTTATGCTTTGTCTATGAGACTTTCTTAAAATATGACTCAGTCATTATTTGTTTCTTCTTGGAAATTGATGTCACATTGGATCTCAAAAATTGGAATAATATAGTACATTGAACAATGTACAAtctattttttaaaagaaaaaaagtaaatttatgaattttactTGATTAAACAAATATATAGAATTGTTAGTTTGTAAAATGAAAAACTAAATACAATgtataatatttaaataaaaataaaactatctTGAATTGATAAATCAATAAGTTATTAGTCAATctataaattaaattattaatttgtcgGTTATTTAATATTCCACTAAATTAATAGATTTCTTGACCCCAAGGCTAGTAATTTATAAAAGTTGATCTGTATAAGGTCAAGTTACACTCAAATATTTTAATGAGGCGTGGGATAATCTCAGGACACTCTGGATGGAGAGCAGTGTGGAAACAAATgccattaattatatattacatataCATGCATGCTGTAGTGCCAAAGTATCTTCTATATATGATTTTGTGCTCCTTGGTCCAACTGTATctaatatttttgtatttttatttttccatgttcCAAAGATGAACcacttttttcttccttcttatttatattttaaataaaatgaggtaCGGATAGACACCTCTAAACGTTGACAACTATGCACCTACATTTGAAGGGCAAGTAGTAGGCATATATTATGAACTCAACATATCCATATAATTCCATGATTCCAATCCTTATTCATGATTTGGTCGAGTAGGATGATAGAGATATCTTCCAACTATTGAACCTGGCTTTAACCAAGTGAACTAAAACGATGTGCTATCTTCTCTACACATAACATCAAATTTCTCTTCTTGTAgtttaaattagattattaaATATCATCTTAATCAAATAAGGGAAAACGAAGGGGGCGTGAATGAAAAATGAGAGTTACAAAGGAGGGTAATTATTATAGGTGCAGGCTTAGAGAAAGGACTCTTGTCGAGAATGACTCACATGAAACGGTAAAGTCAAGATTGAGAAAATGGAGAAAGAGCATTCTCAGGCTTATAACTTTCCTTTTAGTTTTTCTTCACTGTCAAACAAAAATGGCTGAGAAAGGTCAACAATGTAACAAAACAAGTTTCAATTATCAAGGAAAAACATCATCAGTTGGGCAGATGATTAATTTATCATTACACTTTGGTTGGGGACCCAATAATCTTTTTTTCCGCAACAAAGCTTGCTACGAAGCAGACTGCTTTTGTTCACCTAATATGTTAGCAAATTCTTCATGATATGCCTTTGGATTTACACTGCTCAGTATCTTCACCATCTTTGATTGATGTTCATCGACCAGTAGCTGCCCGATTACCGATACATCGCCCACGGCCACCACCTTGAGGGGCATAAATTTAAAGGTTGGGTTTAGTTGAGGATGACTGTTACCCAAGATTACGGCACCAAGGATTTCCCCTAGAAATGTATCCTGTGAAAGTAGTGACAGAACTGAAACAATGTAAGTTCATCGACAAAGTGTCATGCATTGAAGATAATACTCCCATTCCGGAACTATAGAAACTTGAATTGAATCAGATGGAATAATTAACAGAACAGGATTAAAAAGAATTTTCTTTAGATACATAGCTGTGTTTGTGGAAATTTACCATGTGACGGTATCTGTCATGCTTCTGCTTCAGTTTCCATAACCTTGAAAGTAGATCCCGGGCAAATACAGCTTCAGGAGTCGTATCTGTTAGATTTAATTTATCAAGAATATTCTGGAAGGAACTGACTTGCTTCTGTATCCCCAATGAAATCAATGTTATGTTCAGTTTCGAATCTAAAACTGCTTTTGCTGCCAATGGGTCAAGAAACATGTTGAATTCCGCATATTTGTTTGAAGGAACAGTGAACAGATTCCCTTGCTCGTTACCATGGCGAATGTGTCCCCCAACAATATATACATCCTGCAGGGAAATTATAACAATGAAAATGTCAATCCAATAGAAAGGCATGACATACAAATTCAGGCTTAATTTTCCAAAGCGATGACATTTACCTCGACCACTGAGTCTGAGTTCTCAAAAGGAATGATTTCGGCTAAATTTGTCAAAGGTCCATTGGTCAACAAAGTAATCTTGGATCCTGGATCGAGTGATTTTACAATGGACTTCCAAACATCTATTGCAGTTGGCTGTCCAAGTCCGGGGAATTCCTTGGTTGCTAGTCTGTATCTGAAATAGACACAAAGAAGCCATATATTAAATATGCCTATCATGCACCTAAATTCTTAAACAACATCATAACTAAATGTCTGCTAAGTTAAATAGACAGTACTACCTCCTAGGACTACGAGGTAAGGCACGAGCAAATCCATAGAGTGTGTCAGAGTCCAAGGAGCCACCACTACCCTGAGGAATAGAACTGATGTACGTGCAGTCTccgagagaagagaaagatgaATAAGATTGACCAACTGCAAATACATTTCCAAGACCAACAGGAATATCATCACGGCCCATCATATGCAGGATGTCATATACAACATCTATGGTTGCAGCGGTTGCCCACCCATTAGCACTAACTAGTATTCCCTGGAAACATCATTTTGTATTAGTAAGAGCTATATCTTCAAAGGCATGTATGTCGAAGCCGGAAGCTAATAGCAAAGTCACAACATATAGATACTATTGATTGCATTCAAAGTGTGTAATTGCTAGCATGCCATCCTACAAAACTACTCAGTTAGGCTATTCATTTGTATTAGTGCATGTGTAGCACCAAACCTGGCAAAGCTTACAAAGGCAGTATCGTACCTTGAGGTTGATCCGTTCCACAGGTAATTTTAGGAGATATAGAAGAGCTAGGAAATCCCCGGCACTCATATCCATATCGAAGACTAGGTTTTTTCCCATCAATTTCTTTCCAAAATCTGGTTTTCGAAGTGCACTCTCGTGGAGTGGAAGCTGCGTTCTAATGTTCGGCCGTCCAGTTTTCTTAGGTCGATTTATAACCTGCATTTGACACAATTATGGAAGATCTTATGCTGAATCAAGTACGAAGGTAAAAAGGTTCTCTAACAAAATTTTGTATGTCATAACTGAAAGGACCtaaaattgatagattttaatCATAAACTTACATCCAAGAAATTGTCGTAGAAATCTTTGACACGAGTACTGTTACTGTCATGATCTCGCTTAGCTTCTGTTGCAACAAGTACGGTAACTGCTTCCGCACCAGTTGTCTCCTTTGTGTAACCATCCTATTAACATTGTCCAAACTCCAGTTAGTTGTTACAACTTAAAAGGCAGCTTTATCAGGAAATCAAAAAACGTATAACAAAGAAACTGGTGTAGTAACTAGAAAGCATACCTGACATTTTCCTTTCCCCTCTTTGACAAGGCAAAACGGATCTTCCATTCCCATCTGAACATGACCGCTATGCACCCCATTCTTCTGTACACCGAACTTTGGGATCAAACGTCCATCAATGAGAGGGTTTGAGCCGTCTGATATTCCATAAGGTCTATTCGAAGTAATCACTGTGAGGTTCATGTACTCCAATTTagcaaattcattttctttgtcaTCTCTCTCTGAACTACGCATTTGAGATAACGCTACACCAACCATAAAAGAATCCCACATGCAAAATTGCTGCGAAATTGTCAATAACTCATGAATATATATCAGAGGTAGACATTCAACTTAATATTAAGAAGCAGTGAATAATTACAGAATTTTAGCTCATGCATAGAAGAACAAGATATCATAGGAAACTACCTTATAAAATTCATCATTTGGCCATGTATCACGAACCATTTTCAAGGACTGGAAGCTATATTGTGCCTCATATGTATCCTGTTTCTGCTCAAATGCTTTGAAAAATGGCTCATCTAGAGGAATCGTTCTTGTTGCATCCAGAGGAACAAGCGTGACTGGAATGCCAGAATGCAATACCTGATATGTAAATTACATTACCAATATTGTATTTTAACTAGGCATAGAATGGCCATCAAACAACTATATACCGTGTACGCAGCAACAGGATCTCCAAATATATTGAACTCAGCGTATGGATTGATGTCTTGTCGAAACAGATTACCAATGTCACCACACAGCACTGAAGTTGCATTTTCGGAGCAGGTTGATCTGACAGCACCTCCCATGGCATATATATGCTCAATATTTTTCTTCAGACTAGGATTCGTCATAAGAAAAACGGCTAAATTTGAGTGGGTTCCCATAATAAGCACAGTGATAGGACCTGCAGATATTGCATCTTTCATCACTTGTTGAGCTGTAGGTTGTTGAAGTGGTACATATTTCTTGTCACCCTGGGGAAGTAAAGCCCTGCGTACGCCGTAGTTTGTATTTATATCTAGGTGACCATGTTGGCCTGGTGGTACTGCCTGCTTGTATCTGCAACCGCCGGCTGTGGAGTCGCCCTGTAATCAAGTGCAACCATTGTATGAATGTTATATCAAATGTTGTCGCTTGAGGGTTTCTCTGAAGCGCGATATGCAGAAGAAATTTTGCCTAACGAAAATTCATCACAAGCTTTGTTAGTTCAGGAAAAATTTTGGGCTACAAAAGGTAAGATAAAATGGGCTAcaaaggagagatttttcagtgtgaccagAACACAGGATGTTACACCACGTGAATCTATATAAGTGGTGGGATATGTGCGTTAAaacattaataatttaaaaaatataatttctcaccacttatatagacacacgtggtgtaccacccgtGTTCTGGTAACAAGAAAAAATTCTCCCTACACAAGGAGACCGGAACACCAATTATTTTCATACACTTGTTCTCATATATCTTCTCTTCGTATCGATAATGATCTACTTGATGATCCCAATATCTTGCGTAGTAACATAATTGGTCACTTTACTATGGCATTGACGGATGATGGTGTTATGTGTGATACGGGTCTTGTTGAAAGATTAATTCGTTCACTAGCgtcaaaattagaaaattcttCTTTGCTTGCTATCTCGTCTTGGATCTATTTTGCCAAAACAGAAAGAATTTGATGGAGACCTCaatcatagaatacaagttggatggatgaagggGAAAAGTACATTAGGTGTGTTGTGCGACCGTTGTATGCCATTAAAgctcaaaggaaaattttaCAGGACAGTAATAAGGCCAGCAATGCTTTATGACACGGAATGTTGGCGGTGAAGCATtaacacatacacaaaatgagtgtagtggagatgagaatgcttcgttggatgtgtgggtacaagagaaatgataagattaggaacgAAGATATCCAAGGTAAATTAGGAGTAGcttgaagataagatgagagaaaatcggttaaggtGGTCTGGACATATGAAACGAAGACTTGCAGAGATGCTCTAGTTAAAAGATGTGATTACGAGacaaaggttcagggccaaagaaGTAGAAGAATACTTAGGAAAACTTGGAAACAGACTCTAAAAAAAGATTTGGACTACTTGGACCTAACCAAAAACTTGACACAAAACCAAGTGTAGTGACGTTCTAGAATTCATATAGCCAACCATACTTAGTgagataagactttgttgttgttgttgctgcttgCTATTTCGTCTTCTCAAACCATCAAAGACGTACTTTCTATGAAAGCAGATAGTGCTCCAAGCCCTGATGGTTACACTAGTCAATTTTTTCAAGCTTGTTGGGATTTTGTTGGCATAGAGGTTCTTGTAtctttattttgtcttcttCAATACAACACAGTAATATCTTTTTCTATGATAGTAACGCTAGAGTGGAAGTGACattattgttttaattaaaaaataatatatatatatatatatatatatatatatatatatatatatatatatatatatacacaacacAGTAATATCTTTTTCTATGATAGTAACGCTGGAGTGGAAGTGACattattgttttaattaaaaaataatatatatatatatatatatatgtagctAGGTATATATCTCAAATGTTGATCACTTCTTAACTAAACACACACAAACCtggtcaataagaggaagataTCCCCCAACATTTGGAAGGATGGTTCCATTAGGCAAAATGCCACCTTCACCTCCAACACCAACAGGAATGTCGTTGCGATCCATCATAGCAAGAATGTCGTATAAATAATTTACAGCGTGCCCAGCGTCACTCCATCCATTTACATTTACACTAATAGCCTGCAGCGAAAATTAAGTTATGCTCTAGTTAGACAATAGTTTAGCCAACAAGGTACAAATGTTACTCAGAGGAAATTAAAAAGAACACCGTCAAGTCGAATTCTGTCTTGCTTTGCTTCAAGAGATATAAGAGAGCAAGAACATCATCTGTATCCACGTCTGTATCGACAAGAATCCGGCGAGGTTGTGCTTCGACGGGATTTAGCAGAACTCGGAAACATCCGATTACAGTAAGCATCCAAAGCACTCTTCCGAACATCATTGTCATAGTATTGTCAACACACTATGAACAGAACAGAGAAAAGAGAAGGTGCAGTTTTATAGATTTCAAATAACTGAATACTATTGAATCATTTGAAATTCATGTGTCTATTTCTGCACAGATATTAATTTAATTCATTTCTAACACATATTCACGCATTTTGGCAATAAGTAGCAACAAAAATGCCTAAATAGGAATCGAATCCAACATAAAAAGGGCAATATTTTTGTCTATAAAATGGAGAGAATTATCACTAGACTAGTTATGCCAATGAATTAGTGCAGCCCATCTATTCATGCGGACAAAGTAGCATTTACCGACATGAATTACTGCGATTAAATTCATGCACGAGGAAGTTCATGCATTGTATTAGAGAGTAATTTTGGCTTTAATAATATTCCATGTACGTACTAGGAATATATACGAGTCTTCATGAGGATATGGTATTAGGCTCGTTTTGTTGGGATTAGTTGGGTTCTTGCATCACATTAATTTGTGTGATGAGTTCAATGCATGGAAAGGGAGATCAAACATATAAATACTTGTAGAGAATCACAAAACCAGGCAAAAACAAGATAAAACGCTCAAACATCtgcaaattttaaaactaaacgGAGCTTGGTGGTATGTGGTTCTCTTCAAATTTTCAGTCTTGTTGAATTTATGTTGCATCATCTATTAGGTTTTTTCTACGTCTCATGAGTTCTCGCTCGACACAAGATAAGAAAACTAAGATTCTATGGAACGCAATTTTTTTCGATagcagaaaattttgaaaatcagAGTtgtgttcttccaataaattattgTGATATGCATAAAATCACACCCAAAAATGGAAGAGAAAATGATTAACAATGTAACTAGACACATGATAATTGTCAAGCAAAAACATCACCAGCTGGGCAGATTTATCATTACTATTTCGTTGGGCACccgataatttttttttcctcaacaaAGCTTGCTACAacagcaaacttcttttgttcaccTAATATGTTAGCAAATTCTTCATGATATGCCTCTGGATTTACACTGCTCAGTATCTTCACCATCTTTGATTGATGTTCATCAACAAGTAGCTGCCCGATCACCGATACATCTCCCTCAGCCACCACCTTGAGGGGCATAAACTTAAAGGTTGGGTTTAGTTGAGGATGACTGCTACCCAAGATTACGGCACCAAGGATTTCCCCTAGATATGTATCCTGTGAAAGTGTGAAGTGACAGAGTGGAAACAATGTAAGTTCATCGACAAAGTGTCATGCATTGAATGAAGAACCTTAGCACTTTGTGCATTTCAAGTCTATCAAAATAATTATCATCCATCTTAAACTGTCATTTAACTTTAGTTTACCGTAATTGTAATCTATCCTACAGTAATTGTCTGCCAGCTCCAAGGATTTGTGTTGAAACCGCAAGTTTTaatatttcatatattttgcattcttGAATAAGAAAATTAACCATCAAGTAATTGAAGATAATACTCCCAATCCAGGACTATAGAAACTTGAATTCAATCAGATGGAAAAATTAACAGAACAGGATAAAAAGAATTTTCTTTGCATACGTAGCTGAGTGTGGAAGTTTACCATGTGAAGGTATCTATGATGCTTCTGTTTCAGTTTCCATAGCCTCGAAAGCAGATGCTGGGCAAATACAGCTTCAGGAGTCGAATCTGTTAGCTTTAATTTATCAAGAATATTCTGAAAGGAACTGACTTGCTTCTGTATCCCCAATGGAATCAATGTTATGTTCAGTTTCGAATCAAAAACTGCTTTTGCAGCCAAAGGGTCAAGAAACATGTTGAATTCTGCATATTTGTTTGAAGGAACAGTAAACAGATTTCCTTGCTCGTTATCATGGCGAATGTGTCCCCCAACAATATATACATCCTGCAGGGAAATCATAACAACGAAAATGTCAATCCAATATAATGGCATGACATACAAATTGACGCTTAATTTTCCAAAGCGACGACATTTACCTGAACCACTGAGTCTGTGTTCTCAGAAAGAATGATTTCGGCTAAATTTGTCAAAGGTCCATTGGTCAACAAAGTAATCTTGGATCCTGGATCGAGTGATTTTACAATGGACCTCCAAACATCTAGTGCAGTTGGCTGTCCAAGTCCGGGGAATTCCTTGGTTGCTAGTCCGTATCTGAAATAGTCATAAAGAAGTGATATCATAAAGGGATCCTATAATAAATCTGCCTATCGGGCACATAGATTAGTATACAACATCATAGCAACGAGATGTCTGCTAGTTTAAATAGACAGTGCTACCTCCTAGGACTACTAGGTAAGGCACGAGCAAATCCATAGAGTGTGTCAGAGTCCAAGGAGCCACCACTACCCTGAGGAATGGAACT
Proteins encoded in this region:
- the LOC126591933 gene encoding histidine-containing phosphotransfer protein 1-like → MDVEKLESDAMDGVSQLQKQLIDYSASLFEEAFLDEQFNQLQQLQDENNPDFVVEVVSLFFQDAERLVNELAKALDQQCVNYKFVDKSVHQLKGSSSSIGAQRVQRACIAFRNFSEEQNVEGCVKCLQQVKHEYLLVKNKLENLFELQRQVVAAGSSLPR
- the LOC126593262 gene encoding nucleoside hydrolase 3-like isoform X8, giving the protein MTMMFGRVLWMLTVIGCFRVLLNPVEAQPRRILVDTDVDTDDVLALLYLLKQSKTEFDLTAISVNVNGWSDAGHAVNYLYDILAMMDRNDIPVGVGGEGGILPNGTILPNVGGYLPLIDQGDSTAGGCRYKQAVPPGQHGHLDINTNYGVRRALLPQGDKKYVPLQQPTAQQVMKDAISAGPITVLIMGTHSNLAVFLMTNPSLKKNIEHIYAMGGAVRSTCSENATSVLCGDIGNLFRQDINPYAEFNIFGDPVAAYTVLHSGIPVTLVPLDATRTIPLDEPFFKAFEQKQDTYEAQYSFQSLKMVRDTWPNDEFYKQFCMWDSFMVGVALSQMRSSERDDKENEFAKLEYMNLTVITSNRPYGISDGSNPLIDGRLIPKFGVQKNGVHSGHVQMGMEDPFCLVKEGKGKCQDGYTKETTGAEAVTVLVATEAKRDHDSNSTRVKDFYDNFLDVINRPKKTGRPNIRTQLPLHESALRKPDFGKKLMGKNLVFDMDMSAGDFLALLYLLKLPVERINLKGILVSANGWATAATIDVVYDILHMMGRDDIPVGLGNVFAVGQSYSSFSSLGDCTYISSIPQGSGGSLDSDTLYGFARALPRSPRRYRLATKEFPGLGQPTAIDVWKSIVKSLDPGSKITLLTNGPLTNLAEIIPFENSDSVVEDVYIVGGHIRHGNEQGNLFTVPSNKYAEFNMFLDPLAAKAVLDSKLNITLISLGIQKQVSSFQNILDKLNLTDTTPEAVFARDLLSRLWKLKQKHDRYRHMDTFLGEILGAVILGNSHPQLNPTFKFMPLKVVAVGDVSVIGQLLVDEHQSKMVKILSSVNPKAYHEEFANILGEQKQSAS
- the LOC126593262 gene encoding nucleoside hydrolase 3-like isoform X11 translates to MTMMFGRVLWMLTVIGCFRVLLNPVEAQPRRILVDTDVDTDDVLALLYLLKQSKTEFDLTAISVNVNGWSDAGHAVNYLYDILAMMDRNDIPVGVGGEGGILPNGTILPNVGGYLPLIDQGDSTAGGCRYKQAVPPGQHGHLDINTNYGVRRALLPQGDKKYVPLQQPTAQQVMKDAISAGPITVLIMGTHSNLAVFLMTNPSLKKNIEHIYAMGGAVRSTCSENATSVLCGDIGNLFRQDINPYAEFNIFGDPVAAYTVLHSGIPVTLVPLDATRTIPLDEPFFKAFEQKQDTYEAQYSFQSLKMVRDTWPNDEFYKQFCMWDSFMVGVALSQMRSSERDDKENEFAKLEYMNLTVITSNRPYGISDGSNPLIDGRLIPKFGVQKNGVHSGHVQMGMEDPFCLVKEGKGKCQDGYTKETTGAEAVTVLVATEAKRDHDSNSTRVKDFYDNFLDVINRPKKTGRPNIRTQLPLHESALRKPDFGKKLMGKNLVFDMDMSAGDFLALLYLLKLPVERINLKGILVSANGWATAATIDVVYDILHMMGRDDIPVGLGNVFAVGQSYSSFSSLGDCTYISSIPQGSGGSLDSDTLYGFARALPRSPRRYRLATKEFPGLGQPTAIDVWKSIVKSLDPGSKITLLTNGPLTNLAEIIPFENSDSVVEDVYIVGGHIRHGNEQGNLFTVPSNKYAEFNMFLDPLAAKAVLDSKLNITLISLGIQKQVSSFQNILDKLNLTDTTPEAVFARDLLSRLWKLKQKHDRYRHMFCHYFHRIHF